Proteins co-encoded in one Synechococcus elongatus PCC 6301 genomic window:
- the nblR gene encoding response regulator transcription factor NblR → MIAPASPHILLIESDSSLAQQMAGDLLQAGYGTSLANVQQDLFAQIDLQKPDLVIVDRMAGGQSGLQFCRQLRDRGLTIPILLLMGRDTVEDRVACLEAGADDYLLKPYRSDEFLRRLQLYLQREPAAQEHLQFSNLTLDLSTRRAARNGRQIDLTMKEFDLLRFLMEHPREVLTREQILENVWGYDFMGESNVIEVYIRYLRLKIEIEGEKRLVQTVRGVGYVLRES, encoded by the coding sequence ATGATCGCGCCAGCCTCGCCACACATTTTATTGATCGAGTCAGATTCCAGCTTGGCTCAACAAATGGCAGGCGACTTACTCCAGGCCGGTTATGGAACCTCTCTCGCCAATGTTCAGCAGGATTTATTTGCACAAATCGATCTTCAGAAGCCTGATTTAGTCATCGTCGATCGCATGGCGGGCGGCCAATCAGGTCTGCAATTCTGCCGACAGCTGCGCGATCGCGGCTTAACCATTCCGATTCTGTTATTGATGGGTCGTGATACCGTTGAAGACCGCGTTGCCTGTCTCGAAGCAGGGGCTGATGATTATTTACTAAAGCCTTACCGCAGCGATGAGTTTTTACGGCGACTCCAGCTCTATTTACAACGAGAACCTGCTGCTCAAGAACATCTGCAATTCAGCAACTTAACCCTCGACCTTTCCACGCGGCGTGCTGCTCGTAATGGTCGTCAAATCGACCTAACCATGAAGGAATTTGATCTTCTGCGTTTTTTGATGGAGCATCCGCGCGAAGTGCTGACGCGAGAGCAAATTCTTGAGAATGTCTGGGGTTATGACTTTATGGGCGAGTCGAATGTAATTGAGGTCTACATTCGCTACTTGCGCCTCAAGATTGAGATCGAAGGCGAAAAACGGCTTGTGCAAACGGTGCGCGGCGTCGGTTATGTCCTACGCGAAAGCTAA
- a CDS encoding J domain-containing protein gives MASKSTALPQSVIDRATELADRYGIDRQVFLEFAQFSRSQKVSSRGKSSTGKQPPVTKVKPLSLAQLKAGVCQAFNCSTVTQLKKSEGFQVAIEGRDYDLRLKQPWLELYRAWVAVPPDERNEVGPNCINGIDVLKNFRPWIVFGLDPKKATVEDIKSAFRQLAKEHHPDAGGNPEVFSKLQQMRDSLLFGR, from the coding sequence ATGGCTTCAAAATCGACTGCGCTGCCACAATCTGTCATCGATCGCGCTACAGAATTGGCCGATCGCTACGGGATTGATCGACAGGTTTTCCTAGAATTTGCCCAGTTTTCGCGATCGCAAAAGGTCTCTTCTCGCGGGAAGAGTAGCACTGGGAAACAGCCACCAGTCACTAAAGTCAAACCCTTGAGCCTAGCCCAGTTGAAAGCAGGCGTTTGCCAAGCATTTAACTGTTCAACTGTTACCCAACTCAAAAAATCAGAAGGCTTTCAAGTTGCGATCGAAGGTCGAGACTACGACTTAAGGCTCAAGCAGCCTTGGCTCGAACTCTATCGCGCATGGGTAGCAGTACCACCTGATGAACGAAATGAAGTGGGACCCAACTGCATCAATGGCATTGATGTCCTCAAAAACTTTCGACCTTGGATTGTCTTTGGCTTAGATCCTAAAAAAGCAACTGTGGAAGATATCAAAAGCGCTTTTCGACAACTAGCTAAAGAGCATCACCCAGATGCTGGGGGTAATCCAGAAGTTTTTTCAAAACTTCAGCAAATGCGCGATTCCTTGTTGTTTGGGAGATAA
- a CDS encoding PAM68 family protein: MSKPTPDRLPFEPKRRKAKPAKAAAAPAPVATQASEPKQSSKVSRSQPKLEETRIPDAVSQRMLRRILAFSGVPTGLGVAVFFLSYWLVSREIIPLPTSAVVLASMGCFGLGVLGLTYGLLSASWDEQQDGSLLGWDEFRLNGGRMITAWRESRAARQQAKSDS; the protein is encoded by the coding sequence ATGAGCAAACCAACGCCTGACCGGTTGCCGTTTGAGCCCAAGCGGCGCAAAGCGAAGCCAGCCAAAGCGGCGGCGGCTCCAGCCCCTGTCGCCACTCAAGCGTCAGAGCCTAAGCAGTCATCGAAGGTTTCGCGATCGCAACCCAAGCTAGAGGAAACGCGCATTCCTGACGCTGTTAGCCAGCGAATGCTGCGCCGCATATTAGCCTTCTCCGGGGTGCCAACGGGCTTGGGCGTCGCCGTGTTCTTCCTGAGCTACTGGCTCGTTAGCCGCGAAATTATCCCCTTGCCAACGTCTGCGGTGGTCCTTGCTTCCATGGGCTGCTTCGGCCTAGGAGTGCTGGGCTTGACCTACGGTTTGCTCTCAGCCTCGTGGGATGAGCAACAAGACGGTAGCCTGTTGGGCTGGGATGAGTTTCGTTTGAATGGTGGTCGGATGATCACCGCTTGGCGTGAGTCGAGAGCTGCTCGCCAGCAAGCCAAATCCGATTCCTGA
- the ruvA gene encoding Holliday junction branch migration protein RuvA, translated as MIGYLQGSLAGVRKQSGRLLLLLDVQGVGYEVQTPARSLVELPAAGQSLQVFTHLQVREDQWLLFGFLQMAERDLFRQLISVSGIGPQLGLALLDSLSLAELVQAIVAGNTRLLSRTPGVGAKTAERLALELRSKLAEWREEAGLLPSATAAPIAAVQEDVEMTLLALGYNNREILQALTAIAQENLVQSGQPAEDWIREAIAWLSR; from the coding sequence ATGATTGGCTATCTCCAAGGTTCTCTGGCTGGCGTTCGCAAGCAGAGCGGCCGACTCTTGCTCTTATTAGATGTGCAGGGAGTTGGCTACGAAGTGCAAACACCAGCGCGATCGCTGGTAGAGCTGCCTGCCGCTGGTCAATCCCTACAAGTGTTCACCCATCTTCAGGTCCGAGAAGATCAGTGGCTGCTGTTTGGTTTCTTGCAAATGGCAGAGCGCGATCTGTTTCGGCAGCTGATCAGCGTCAGCGGGATTGGCCCCCAGTTGGGGCTAGCGCTGCTCGACAGTTTAAGTCTGGCGGAATTAGTGCAGGCGATCGTGGCGGGCAATACGCGTCTGCTGAGCCGGACTCCCGGCGTTGGTGCGAAGACCGCAGAACGACTCGCCTTGGAGTTGCGTAGCAAATTAGCGGAGTGGCGCGAAGAGGCGGGCCTGCTCCCCAGTGCGACGGCAGCCCCGATCGCAGCAGTACAGGAGGATGTGGAAATGACCCTGCTGGCGCTGGGATACAACAATCGCGAAATCCTGCAAGCCTTGACCGCGATCGCCCAAGAAAATCTTGTCCAGTCGGGGCAGCCCGCCGAAGATTGGATTCGTGAAGCGATCGCATGGCTTAGCCGTTGA
- a CDS encoding transaldolase encodes MAANLLEQLRGMTVVVADTGGIQSIATFTPRDATTNPSLITAAAQMPQYQSIIDDTLRQVRTELGAEAPVEAIVAEAIDELFVAFGLRILEIVPGRVSTEVDARLSYDTEATIAKARKLIGLYERAGIRRDRVLIKIASTWEGIRAAEVLEKEGIHCNLTLLFGFHQAVACAEAGVTLISPFVGRILDWYKKESGRDAFPGAEDPGVQSVTQIYNYYKKFGYATEVMGASFRNISEIIELAGCDLLTISPGLLEELRQTEALLERKLDPAIAESLELEQIHLDRDRFAELHQADRMANEKLDEGIRGFCKAIDTLEGLLKQRLAVLEGKAVFHHAAHEVFSVCDLDGDGFITREEWLGSDAVFDALDLNKDGKLNEEDLLAGLGATLQMAGRAVATV; translated from the coding sequence ATGGCAGCGAATTTACTCGAACAACTCCGCGGAATGACGGTGGTTGTCGCAGACACCGGCGGCATTCAGTCGATCGCGACGTTCACCCCTCGCGATGCCACCACCAACCCTTCTCTGATCACAGCCGCGGCGCAAATGCCGCAGTATCAAAGCATTATTGATGACACGCTCCGCCAAGTTCGGACTGAGCTAGGCGCAGAAGCCCCTGTAGAAGCGATCGTGGCTGAAGCCATCGATGAACTGTTTGTCGCTTTTGGCTTGCGCATTCTCGAAATTGTGCCAGGGCGCGTTTCCACAGAAGTTGATGCTCGGCTCTCCTACGACACCGAAGCCACGATCGCTAAAGCCCGTAAGCTGATTGGGCTGTACGAGCGGGCAGGCATCCGCCGCGATCGCGTGCTGATTAAAATTGCCTCAACTTGGGAAGGCATCCGGGCTGCTGAAGTCCTGGAAAAAGAAGGCATTCATTGCAACCTGACCCTGCTGTTTGGCTTCCACCAAGCTGTGGCCTGCGCTGAGGCCGGCGTCACCCTCATCTCGCCTTTTGTTGGTCGCATCCTCGATTGGTACAAGAAGGAATCCGGACGCGACGCTTTCCCAGGGGCAGAAGATCCGGGCGTCCAGTCCGTCACCCAGATTTACAACTACTACAAAAAATTCGGCTATGCGACGGAAGTGATGGGCGCTAGCTTCCGTAACATCAGCGAGATCATTGAACTGGCGGGCTGCGACCTCCTGACGATCTCGCCGGGGCTACTGGAAGAGTTACGCCAGACCGAAGCGCTACTGGAGCGCAAGCTCGATCCCGCGATCGCTGAAAGCCTTGAGCTGGAGCAAATTCACCTCGATCGCGATCGCTTTGCTGAACTCCACCAAGCCGATCGCATGGCCAATGAAAAGCTAGACGAAGGCATTCGTGGTTTTTGCAAGGCGATCGATACCCTCGAAGGCTTGCTTAAGCAACGACTAGCCGTGCTGGAAGGCAAAGCCGTTTTCCACCACGCTGCCCACGAAGTTTTCAGCGTCTGCGACCTTGATGGCGATGGCTTTATCACCCGTGAGGAATGGCTGGGCAGCGATGCTGTCTTTGATGCACTCGACCTGAACAAGGACGGCAAGCTCAACGAAGAGGACTTGCTCGCCGGTCTCGGGGCTACCTTGCAAATGGCGGGGCGAGCGGTTGCGACCGTCTAA
- the folP gene encoding dihydropteroate synthase → MSDRSTLQWGQRTYLMGVINVTPDSFSDGGQFLDPAIAVAQGQALWQAGADILDIGGQSTRPGAETVPLAVELARVIPVVRSLRAELGSKPILSVDTTRVEVAAAALAAGADWINDISGGTFEPEILSLAAERQAPIVLMHLRGTPQTMQQLTDYDDVVTAVQTSLVERREAAIAAGVQPERIILDPGIGFAKTAEQNLELLRRQRELTTLGCPLLVGVSRKSFIGKILNQPDPQQRVWGTAAACSAAIAQGADILRVHDVAAMVDVARVADAIWRSP, encoded by the coding sequence ATGAGCGATCGCTCAACCCTGCAGTGGGGCCAACGGACCTACCTGATGGGGGTGATCAACGTGACGCCCGATAGCTTTAGCGATGGTGGCCAGTTCTTAGATCCCGCAATCGCCGTTGCCCAAGGTCAAGCGCTCTGGCAAGCCGGAGCGGACATTCTCGACATCGGTGGTCAGTCAACTCGCCCGGGAGCCGAAACCGTGCCCTTGGCGGTTGAGCTAGCGCGGGTGATCCCTGTTGTGCGATCGCTGCGGGCAGAGCTGGGATCAAAGCCGATCCTCTCGGTCGATACAACGCGGGTAGAGGTCGCGGCTGCAGCCCTCGCAGCAGGTGCAGACTGGATCAATGACATTTCCGGGGGGACTTTCGAGCCTGAAATTCTCTCACTGGCAGCCGAACGGCAGGCACCGATCGTGTTGATGCATCTGCGCGGCACACCACAAACCATGCAGCAACTGACCGACTACGACGATGTCGTCACAGCCGTACAAACCAGCTTGGTAGAACGGCGTGAGGCAGCGATCGCGGCGGGGGTGCAACCGGAGCGGATTATTCTCGATCCGGGGATCGGCTTTGCCAAAACGGCTGAACAAAACTTGGAACTCCTGCGACGTCAGCGAGAATTGACCACGCTCGGCTGCCCGCTGTTGGTAGGTGTCTCCCGCAAGAGCTTTATTGGCAAAATCCTTAATCAGCCCGATCCCCAGCAACGCGTCTGGGGGACGGCAGCGGCTTGTAGCGCAGCGATCGCCCAAGGAGCCGATATTTTACGAGTTCACGATGTGGCGGCGATGGTCGATGTGGCTCGAGTGGCCGATGCCATCTGGCGATCGCCCTAA
- the rpsO gene encoding 30S ribosomal protein S15 translates to MSLTQARKQEIFEAYQIHPTDTGSADVQVAVLSERISRLSQHLQQNKKDFASRTGLLRLIGQRKRLLAYILKQDRDRYKALIERLGIRG, encoded by the coding sequence ATGTCCCTGACCCAAGCCCGTAAGCAGGAAATTTTTGAGGCCTACCAGATCCACCCCACCGACACTGGCTCGGCGGATGTGCAAGTGGCCGTGTTGAGCGAGCGGATTAGCCGCCTGAGCCAACACCTGCAGCAAAACAAAAAAGACTTTGCCTCCCGCACAGGTCTGCTGCGGTTGATCGGTCAGCGGAAACGCCTGCTGGCTTACATCCTCAAGCAAGACCGCGATCGCTACAAAGCCCTGATCGAGCGCCTCGGTATCCGCGGCTAA
- a CDS encoding NAD(+) kinase, translating to MPDVGIIYNDSKPRACTIAEELQQQLQDRGWGVRLATSQSGLLGYSNPDTVICHTPVESLVPRGFDASLRWAIVLGGDGTVLAAARQLAPIGVPMLTVNTGHLGFLAEAYLDSLPAAIEQLCKGEYSIEERTMMEVKVLRRELIRWEALSLNEMALHREPLTSMCHFEVAIGKHVPVDIAADGVIVSTPTGSTAYSLSSGGPVVTPDVPVFQLVPICPHSLASRALVFANREPMTIFPATPERLMMVVDGNAGCYVWPEDRVLIQRSRYPAQFIRLQPNEFFRVLREKLGWGLPHVAKPSAPDQS from the coding sequence GTGCCAGATGTTGGCATTATCTACAACGACAGCAAACCGAGAGCCTGCACGATCGCTGAAGAATTGCAGCAGCAACTCCAAGATCGCGGCTGGGGTGTCCGTTTAGCAACAAGCCAGTCCGGCTTGCTGGGCTATTCCAATCCCGACACCGTCATCTGCCATACCCCCGTCGAGAGTTTAGTGCCACGCGGCTTTGATGCGAGTCTCCGCTGGGCGATCGTCTTGGGAGGTGATGGAACAGTCCTCGCAGCAGCTCGGCAACTAGCTCCGATTGGCGTACCCATGCTGACTGTCAATACGGGACATTTAGGATTTTTAGCTGAGGCTTATCTCGACAGCTTACCCGCTGCGATTGAGCAGCTTTGCAAAGGCGAATACAGCATCGAAGAGCGCACGATGATGGAAGTCAAAGTGTTGCGCCGTGAGTTGATTCGGTGGGAAGCACTGTCATTGAATGAAATGGCACTACACCGTGAGCCACTGACAAGTATGTGTCATTTTGAGGTGGCGATCGGCAAACATGTTCCGGTTGATATTGCGGCGGATGGGGTAATTGTTTCTACGCCCACGGGCTCAACTGCTTACTCTCTCAGCTCTGGTGGTCCTGTTGTGACCCCGGATGTTCCCGTCTTTCAATTGGTGCCGATTTGTCCGCATTCCCTCGCCTCACGCGCCTTGGTTTTTGCGAATCGGGAACCCATGACCATTTTTCCAGCAACACCGGAACGCTTGATGATGGTGGTCGATGGCAATGCCGGTTGCTATGTTTGGCCAGAAGACCGGGTGTTAATCCAGCGATCGCGCTACCCTGCGCAGTTTATTCGTTTGCAGCCAAATGAATTCTTTCGAGTTTTGCGAGAAAAGTTGGGTTGGGGACTTCCCCATGTTGCCAAGCCTAGCGCACCCGATCAAAGCTAG
- the glnT gene encoding type III glutamate--ammonia ligase encodes MDSLAALARDRGIRYFLIAFTDLFGVQRAKLVPASSIDLMATSGAGFAGFAAWLDLSPADADVLAIPDRDSLFQLPWQPEVAWMPADLYLNDQPLEQAPRWVLKRVLSVAESLGYRPKTGVECEFFLLDETGDAIADPRDRQAKPCYDQQSLMRRYDLITQISEAMEELGWGPYQSDHEDADGQFEMNWTYADALVTADRQAFFKYMVKTLAERQGLRATFMPKPFADLTGNGCHMHLSLWNREGTTNTFVDPVATAPLSTLGYQFIGGLLHSAASLCALTNPTINSYKRINAPATTSGATWSPNGISYSGNNRTHLIRIPDAGRFELRLADGAANPYLLPAAAIAAGLDGIQNKRDPGPRYDNDNYAQPLPPGTVPTLPEHLLDALRSLQESTVLTEGLGAAFTSAYLKLKHQEWRSFCAEITPWERATTLDC; translated from the coding sequence ATGGATTCTTTGGCAGCCTTGGCGCGCGATCGGGGCATTCGTTACTTTCTGATTGCCTTCACCGATCTATTTGGCGTACAGCGAGCCAAGCTGGTGCCAGCCAGCAGCATCGACCTCATGGCCACTAGTGGTGCGGGCTTTGCCGGTTTTGCAGCTTGGCTTGATCTCAGCCCAGCGGATGCGGACGTTTTAGCCATTCCCGATCGCGACAGTCTGTTCCAACTGCCTTGGCAACCGGAAGTCGCTTGGATGCCAGCAGATCTCTACCTCAACGATCAACCGCTGGAGCAAGCGCCGCGCTGGGTACTAAAGCGGGTTCTCTCGGTGGCTGAGTCCCTCGGCTATCGCCCCAAAACAGGGGTGGAGTGTGAGTTCTTCCTTCTGGATGAAACCGGAGATGCGATCGCTGATCCGCGCGATCGCCAGGCGAAACCTTGCTACGACCAGCAGTCCCTGATGCGGCGCTACGACCTGATTACCCAGATCAGTGAAGCGATGGAGGAACTGGGCTGGGGGCCGTATCAAAGTGATCATGAAGATGCCGACGGTCAGTTTGAAATGAACTGGACCTATGCGGATGCGCTAGTCACTGCCGATCGCCAGGCTTTCTTCAAGTACATGGTCAAAACTCTCGCGGAACGGCAAGGATTAAGGGCTACCTTTATGCCCAAGCCCTTCGCGGATTTGACCGGCAATGGTTGCCACATGCACCTTTCACTCTGGAATCGGGAGGGCACAACCAATACTTTTGTCGATCCGGTTGCGACTGCTCCCCTCTCGACCCTGGGCTATCAGTTTATTGGTGGATTGCTGCATTCGGCGGCATCCCTCTGCGCCCTCACCAACCCAACCATCAACTCCTATAAGCGGATTAATGCACCGGCGACGACCTCGGGTGCGACTTGGTCTCCGAACGGTATTAGCTACAGTGGCAACAACCGCACCCACCTGATCCGTATTCCCGATGCCGGTCGCTTTGAGTTGCGACTCGCCGATGGGGCTGCTAACCCTTACCTGTTGCCTGCTGCCGCGATCGCTGCCGGCTTAGATGGTATTCAGAACAAACGCGATCCAGGCCCCCGCTACGACAATGACAACTATGCTCAGCCCTTACCACCCGGCACAGTTCCGACCTTGCCCGAGCATTTGCTGGATGCCCTGCGATCGCTACAAGAAAGCACTGTTCTCACCGAAGGTTTGGGAGCTGCGTTCACAAGTGCATACCTCAAGCTTAAGCATCAGGAATGGCGCAGTTTTTGTGCTGAAATTACCCCTTGGGAGCGCGCTACAACCTTGGATTGCTAG